A DNA window from Streptomyces sp. 71268 contains the following coding sequences:
- a CDS encoding energy-coupling factor transporter transmembrane component T produces MSDLPRGETTAAREHAPGRGGTGRAATPREGRPARLRRAARAPVATRAGALHAGAWWVWALGLAVAASRTTNPLLLALLVAVAGYVVAVRRTRAPWARSYGAFVKIALVVLGIRLVFAVFLGSPIPGTHTLFTLPEVPLPEWAKGVRLGGRVTAEGLVFALYDGLKLAALLICVGAANALANPARLLKSLPGALYEAGVAVVVAMTFAPHLVADVQRLRAARRLRGRSDRGLKALLQVGLPVLEGALERSVALAAAMDARGYGRTAQVPRAVRHTTTALSIGGLLGVCAGTYGLLAAEGAGYALPVLLAGLAAALGGLWLGGRRSARSRYRPDRWGARAWLVAGSGVAVAGLMIWAGSYAPTALHPPAVPLTAPTLPLWPAASVLLGLLPALIAPVPPDAVVRTGRDRRTGPDVRSDAAGRDPAGAPGGGRRRTATGARRAADPPPASRAAYPSTEPPAKETER; encoded by the coding sequence ATGAGCGACCTTCCACGCGGCGAGACCACCGCCGCCCGCGAACACGCCCCCGGCCGGGGCGGCACCGGGCGCGCCGCCACCCCGCGCGAGGGGCGCCCGGCCCGTCTTCGGCGCGCCGCCCGCGCGCCGGTGGCCACCCGGGCGGGCGCCCTGCACGCCGGGGCGTGGTGGGTGTGGGCGCTCGGGCTCGCCGTCGCCGCTTCCCGCACCACCAACCCGTTGCTGCTGGCCCTGTTGGTAGCGGTCGCGGGGTACGTGGTGGCGGTGCGCCGCACGCGGGCGCCATGGGCCCGTTCGTACGGCGCGTTCGTCAAGATCGCCCTGGTGGTGCTCGGCATCCGGCTGGTCTTCGCGGTCTTCCTCGGCTCGCCGATCCCGGGCACGCACACCCTGTTCACCCTCCCTGAGGTGCCGCTTCCGGAGTGGGCCAAGGGGGTGCGGCTCGGTGGCCGGGTGACGGCGGAGGGGCTGGTGTTCGCGCTGTACGACGGGTTGAAGCTGGCCGCGCTGCTGATCTGTGTCGGCGCGGCCAACGCGCTGGCCAACCCGGCCCGGCTGCTCAAGTCGCTGCCGGGGGCGCTGTACGAGGCGGGGGTGGCGGTCGTCGTCGCCATGACGTTCGCGCCGCACCTGGTCGCGGACGTACAGCGGCTGCGCGCCGCCCGGCGGTTGCGCGGCCGGTCCGACCGGGGGCTGAAGGCCCTGTTGCAGGTCGGGCTGCCCGTCCTGGAGGGGGCGTTGGAGCGCTCGGTGGCGCTCGCCGCCGCGATGGACGCCCGCGGCTACGGGCGCACCGCCCAGGTACCGCGCGCCGTGCGGCACACCACGACCGCCCTCAGCATCGGCGGCCTGCTCGGCGTGTGCGCCGGCACGTACGGCCTGCTCGCCGCCGAGGGCGCGGGGTACGCGCTGCCCGTGCTGCTCGCCGGGCTGGCCGCCGCCCTTGGCGGCCTGTGGCTCGGCGGGCGCCGCTCCGCGCGCAGCCGCTACCGGCCCGACCGGTGGGGCGCGCGCGCCTGGCTGGTCGCCGGGTCCGGGGTCGCGGTGGCGGGCCTGATGATCTGGGCGGGCTCGTACGCGCCCACGGCGCTGCACCCGCCCGCCGTCCCGCTGACCGCGCCGACGCTCCCGCTGTGGCCGGCCGCCTCGGTGCTGCTCGGGCTGCTGCCCGCGCTGATCGCCCCCGTACCGCCGGACGCGGTCGTACGGACCGGCCGGGACCGGCGTACCGGCCCGGACGTACGGTCCGACGCGGCCGGGCGGGACCCGGCGGGCGCACCGGGCGGCGGCCGGCGCCGCACGGCGACCGGGGCCCGGCGCGCGGCCGACCCGCCGCCCGCGTCCCGCGCGGCGTACCCGAGCACCGAACCACCAGCGAAGGAGACCGAGCGGTGA
- a CDS encoding steroid 3-ketoacyl-CoA thiolase encodes MAPEPVIVEAVRTPIGARGGALAGLHPASLLGQTYGELLARTGIRADCVEQVVGGTATPAGEQSMNVARHAWLAQGLPYETAATTVDCQCGSSQQANHMVASMVASGVIDVGIGCGVEAMSRVPLGSNSRQGPGRPRPDQWQVDLPGHFEAAERIARRRGLTRERVDAVGLASQQRAARAWARGRFARETFGVRVPPSGAGRAGHAADPVGDWAGEAGEWVGGTDAAGDWFGQAAGEADWRLVERDEGVRETSLAALGELRAVMPAAVHTAGNTAPVSDGASAVLWAARPVAHALGLRPRARILAQALVGADPHFHLDGPVDATRAVLGRAGMTLADVDLVEINESFASVVLSWAQVFEQDLERVNVNGGAIAIGHPVGATGARLITTALHELERRDAEVALITMGTGGGQATGTLLQRL; translated from the coding sequence ATGGCCCCGGAACCCGTCATCGTCGAGGCGGTGCGCACCCCGATCGGCGCCCGTGGCGGGGCGCTCGCCGGCCTGCACCCGGCCAGCCTGCTCGGCCAGACGTACGGCGAACTCCTCGCCCGCACCGGGATCAGGGCCGACTGCGTCGAGCAGGTCGTCGGCGGCACCGCCACGCCGGCCGGGGAGCAGTCGATGAACGTGGCCCGGCACGCCTGGCTCGCCCAGGGTCTGCCGTACGAGACCGCCGCGACCACCGTGGACTGCCAGTGCGGCTCGTCGCAGCAGGCCAACCACATGGTGGCCAGCATGGTCGCGAGCGGGGTGATCGACGTCGGCATCGGCTGCGGGGTCGAGGCCATGTCGCGGGTGCCGCTCGGCAGCAACAGCCGGCAGGGGCCGGGCCGACCGCGGCCGGACCAGTGGCAGGTGGACCTGCCGGGGCACTTCGAGGCCGCCGAGCGCATCGCCCGCCGCCGGGGCCTGACCCGGGAGCGGGTGGACGCGGTGGGCCTCGCCTCGCAGCAGCGGGCGGCGCGGGCGTGGGCGCGGGGCCGGTTCGCGCGCGAGACGTTCGGTGTGCGGGTGCCGCCATCCGGGGCGGGCCGGGCCGGACACGCGGCCGATCCGGTCGGGGACTGGGCTGGCGAGGCCGGGGAGTGGGTCGGTGGGACGGACGCGGCCGGGGACTGGTTCGGCCAGGCCGCCGGCGAGGCCGACTGGCGGCTGGTGGAGCGGGACGAGGGGGTGCGGGAGACGAGCCTGGCGGCGCTGGGCGAGCTGCGGGCGGTGATGCCGGCCGCGGTGCACACGGCGGGCAACACCGCGCCGGTCTCCGACGGGGCGAGCGCCGTGCTGTGGGCCGCCCGGCCGGTGGCCCACGCCCTCGGGCTGCGCCCACGGGCCCGTATCCTCGCCCAGGCCCTGGTCGGCGCCGATCCGCACTTCCACCTCGACGGCCCCGTCGACGCCACCCGAGCGGTCCTCGGCCGGGCGGGCATGACCCTCGCGGACGTGGACCTGGTCGAGATCAACGAGTCCTTCGCGTCGGTGGTGCTGTCCTGGGCGCAGGTCTTCGAGCAGGACCTGGAGCGGGTGAACGTGAACGGCGGGGCCATCGCCATCGGCCATCCGGTGGGCGCCACCGGCGCCCGGCTGATCACCACGGCCCTGCACGAACTGGAACGCCGGGACGCCGAGGTCGCGCTCATCACGATGGGCACGGGCGGCGGCCAGGCGACGGGCACCCTGCTGCAACGCCTGTGA
- a CDS encoding ECF transporter S component yields the protein MRLGPRSVVALVLVSAVGVAAFGWPLLADSESGLAHSRDAPWLFAALLPLLLAVVVATIADTGLDAKAIAMLGVLAAAGAALRPLGAGTAGIEPMFFLMVLSGRVLGPGFGFVLGAVAMFASALLTGGVGPWMPFQMLAMGWVSMGAGLLPGPHRLRGRAELALLAAYGALASALYGLIMNLQGWPYIGGLGSGISFVPGDPLPENLSRFLAYHLATSLGWDLPRAVLTVVLVLTLGGTILAALRRATRRAAFDAPIAFRPHPPAPRPDRAPPT from the coding sequence ATCCGTCTGGGCCCGCGCTCGGTGGTCGCGCTCGTGCTGGTCAGCGCGGTCGGCGTGGCCGCGTTCGGCTGGCCGCTGCTGGCCGACTCGGAGTCGGGGCTCGCCCACTCGCGGGACGCGCCCTGGCTGTTCGCGGCGCTGCTGCCGCTGCTGCTCGCCGTGGTCGTGGCGACGATCGCCGACACCGGCCTGGACGCCAAGGCCATCGCGATGCTGGGAGTGCTGGCCGCCGCCGGCGCCGCGCTGCGCCCGCTGGGCGCGGGCACCGCCGGCATCGAGCCGATGTTCTTCCTCATGGTGCTCTCGGGCCGGGTGCTCGGGCCGGGCTTCGGGTTCGTGCTCGGCGCGGTGGCGATGTTCGCGTCCGCCCTGCTGACCGGGGGCGTCGGCCCGTGGATGCCGTTCCAGATGCTGGCGATGGGCTGGGTCTCGATGGGCGCCGGACTGCTGCCGGGCCCCCACCGGCTGCGGGGCCGGGCGGAACTCGCGCTGCTCGCGGCGTACGGGGCCCTGGCGTCGGCGCTCTACGGCCTGATCATGAACCTCCAGGGCTGGCCGTACATCGGCGGCCTGGGCTCGGGCATCTCCTTCGTGCCAGGGGACCCGCTGCCGGAGAACCTGTCCCGCTTCCTCGCCTACCACCTGGCCACCTCGCTCGGCTGGGACCTGCCGCGCGCCGTCCTGACGGTCGTCCTCGTGCTGACCCTCGGCGGCACCATCCTGGCGGCGCTGCGCCGCGCCACCCGGCGGGCCGCGTTCGACGCGCCGATCGCCTTCCGGCCGCATCCGCCCGCGCCGCGACCCGACCGCGCGCCGCCGACCTAG
- a CDS encoding GNAT family N-acetyltransferase, producing MHGTDVTIRRATAADARRLTALVRGSSAYVGQYAAMVAGYRVGPDYIATHHVFVAVDAADRLLGFYSLILDPPEVDLMFVSDRAQGLGIGRRLAEHMKAQARAEGIASVRVVSHPPAEGFYRSVGARRVGTLRANPPSVAWDRPELAFVLD from the coding sequence ATGCACGGAACGGACGTCACGATCCGACGGGCCACGGCGGCGGACGCGCGCCGGCTGACGGCGCTGGTCCGGGGGTCCTCGGCGTACGTGGGGCAGTACGCGGCGATGGTGGCGGGCTACCGGGTCGGCCCCGACTACATCGCGACCCACCACGTGTTCGTGGCGGTGGACGCGGCGGATCGGCTGCTCGGGTTCTACTCGCTGATCCTCGACCCGCCCGAGGTGGACCTCATGTTCGTGAGCGACCGCGCGCAGGGCCTGGGCATCGGGCGGCGACTGGCCGAGCACATGAAGGCACAGGCGCGCGCCGAGGGCATCGCCAGCGTCCGCGTCGTCTCCCATCCGCCGGCCGAGGGCTTCTACCGCAGCGTCGGCGCGCGGCGCGTGGGCACCCTTCGCGCCAACCCGCCGTCGGTCGCCTGGGACCGGCCGGAGCTGGCCTTCGTCCTCGACTGA
- a CDS encoding SH3 domain-containing protein, protein MFLQSTFSKLAVTAATGALALATAATPALAATPTAAPEKNASAEARPHYKGRVIAKSGLLIRSGPSQKHKVVGALPHGTVVNIVCKVNGQNIDGNPRWYLLSTGKWAWGAARYIVNIGPAPHWC, encoded by the coding sequence ATGTTCCTGCAGTCCACGTTCAGCAAGCTCGCCGTGACGGCGGCGACGGGCGCCCTCGCGCTCGCCACCGCCGCCACCCCCGCCCTCGCCGCGACCCCCACCGCCGCGCCGGAGAAGAACGCCTCCGCCGAGGCCCGGCCGCACTACAAGGGCCGCGTGATCGCGAAGTCGGGCCTGCTGATCCGGAGCGGCCCGAGCCAGAAGCACAAGGTCGTCGGCGCCCTCCCGCACGGCACGGTCGTCAACATCGTGTGCAAGGTCAACGGGCAGAACATCGACGGCAACCCGCGCTGGTACCTGCTGAGCACCGGCAAGTGGGCGTGGGGCGCGGCCCGTTACATCGTCAACATCGGCCCGGCCCCGCACTGGTGCTGA
- a CDS encoding ABC transporter ATP-binding protein, with translation MIRFDQVSVTYDDAAGPALAGVDLTADEGELCLLVGPSGVGKSTLLGTVSGLVPHFSGGTLHGTVTVAGRDTRTHRPRELADVVGTVGQDPLAHFVTDTVEDELAYGMESLGLPPETMRRRVEETLDLLGLAALRERPIATLSGGQQQRVAIGSVLTAHPRVLVLDEPTSALDPAAAEEVLAVLQRLVHDLGTTVLLAEHRLERVVQYADQVVVLPAPGEAPLVGEPAAMMARSPVHPPVVALGRLAGWSPLPLSVRDARRRAGTLRDRLAPAPAATGAGEPAAPDAVAPPVGRAEGLTVRRGRIDALRGVDLTVRPGESVALMGRNGAGKSTLLSAFVGLHEPAAGTVRVGDAVPHRTRPAELLRRVGLVPQEPRDLLYADTVAAECEAADRDADAPPGTCRALVTRLLPDVADATHPRDLSEGQRLALALAVILTASPPLILLDEPTRGLDYAAKARLVEVLRALAADGHGIVLATHDVELAAELAHRVVILADGEVVADGPTAEVVVSSPAFAPQVAKVLAPLPYLTVPQVAHALGAGA, from the coding sequence GTGATCCGCTTCGACCAGGTGTCCGTCACCTACGACGACGCCGCCGGACCCGCTCTGGCGGGCGTGGACCTGACCGCGGACGAGGGGGAGCTGTGCCTGCTCGTCGGGCCGTCCGGGGTCGGCAAGTCCACGCTGCTGGGCACCGTGTCCGGGCTCGTGCCGCACTTCAGCGGCGGCACCCTGCACGGCACCGTCACCGTGGCCGGCCGCGACACCCGCACCCACCGGCCGCGCGAACTCGCCGACGTCGTCGGCACCGTGGGCCAGGACCCGCTGGCGCACTTCGTCACCGACACGGTCGAGGACGAGTTGGCGTACGGCATGGAGTCGCTCGGGCTGCCGCCGGAGACCATGCGCCGCCGGGTCGAGGAGACGTTGGACCTGCTGGGCCTGGCGGCGCTGCGCGAGCGGCCCATCGCCACCCTCTCCGGCGGCCAGCAGCAGCGGGTGGCCATCGGCTCGGTGCTCACCGCGCACCCTCGGGTCCTGGTCCTCGACGAGCCGACCTCGGCCCTCGACCCGGCCGCCGCCGAGGAGGTGCTGGCCGTGTTGCAACGGCTCGTGCACGACCTGGGCACCACCGTGCTGCTCGCCGAACACCGCCTGGAGCGGGTCGTGCAGTACGCGGACCAGGTCGTCGTGTTGCCCGCGCCGGGCGAGGCGCCGCTGGTCGGCGAGCCCGCCGCGATGATGGCCCGCTCGCCGGTGCACCCGCCGGTGGTGGCGCTCGGCCGGCTGGCGGGCTGGTCGCCGCTGCCGCTGTCGGTGCGCGACGCGCGCCGCAGGGCGGGGACGTTGCGCGACCGGCTGGCCCCGGCGCCCGCCGCGACCGGCGCGGGCGAGCCGGCCGCGCCCGACGCCGTCGCGCCGCCCGTCGGCCGGGCTGAGGGGCTGACGGTGCGCCGTGGCCGGATCGACGCCCTGCGCGGGGTCGACCTCACGGTGCGCCCCGGCGAGAGCGTCGCCCTGATGGGCCGCAACGGGGCCGGCAAGTCCACGCTGCTGTCGGCGTTCGTCGGGCTGCACGAGCCGGCGGCCGGCACGGTGCGGGTCGGCGACGCGGTACCGCACCGCACCCGCCCGGCCGAACTGCTGCGCCGGGTGGGCCTGGTCCCGCAGGAACCGCGCGACCTGCTGTACGCGGACACGGTGGCCGCCGAGTGCGAGGCCGCCGACCGCGACGCCGACGCGCCGCCCGGCACCTGCCGCGCCCTGGTGACCAGGCTGCTGCCGGACGTCGCCGACGCCACCCACCCACGGGACCTGTCCGAGGGGCAGCGGCTCGCGCTCGCGCTGGCCGTGATCCTCACCGCGAGTCCGCCGCTGATCCTGCTCGACGAGCCGACCCGGGGCCTGGACTACGCGGCAAAGGCCCGGCTCGTGGAGGTGTTGCGCGCCCTCGCGGCCGACGGCCACGGCATCGTGCTGGCCACCCACGACGTGGAACTCGCCGCCGAACTGGCGCACCGGGTGGTGATCCTCGCCGACGGCGAGGTGGTCGCCGACGGGCCGACGGCCGAGGTCGTCGTCTCGTCACCGGCCTTCGCACCCCAGGTCGCCAAGGTGCTGGCGCCGCTGCCCTACCTCACCGTCCCGCAGGTCGCGCACGCCCTGGGGGCCGGCGCGTGA
- a CDS encoding ferredoxin, with the protein MAERWQIEVDQGRCIGSGLCVGETPDVFRLGATRRSEPVAAEVDASERVLDAAESCPVEAISLRLGGGEPVFPPVD; encoded by the coding sequence ATGGCGGAGCGCTGGCAGATCGAGGTTGACCAGGGTCGATGCATCGGCTCGGGGCTGTGCGTGGGCGAGACGCCGGACGTGTTCCGGCTGGGGGCGACCCGGCGGTCCGAGCCCGTCGCCGCCGAAGTGGACGCATCCGAGCGGGTGTTGGACGCCGCCGAGAGCTGCCCCGTGGAGGCCATATCGCTACGGCTCGGCGGCGGCGAGCCCGTCTTCCCGCCCGTGGACTGA
- a CDS encoding prenyltransferase/squalene oxidase repeat-containing protein has translation MAPSFAVHARRGAVALACAVAVGAASAPVANAAGADEAPSAAASSSAPAPGSQKPPRGLYGAKDPKFDGVWRQSLAFLAQDAAGVTPATEAIDWLAGQQCADGGFTPYRADTKTPCDAKKGEFSDATGAAVQALTTVEGRGAEVAKGLDWLTRHQNADGGWGMNPGSPSDPNSTAVAIGAFAAADKDPGKVTAKGGKNPYDALRNFQLGCDAKQGERGAFGYLPDKSGKLSPNGLATADGALAAQGRGFLVAPAKRSGADPKPLACADGAKGEAAKAAGRQGTADAAAAYLTKALSAGDQHLTSAMPGTEPQPDYGSTADAVIALAAGGHKDAAQGPLKWLQASKSGALTWAKGDPGALAKLVLAAHAGGADPRAFGGADLVEQLNATGPTPAAVSSDGGGAKDGEDGKDNKDEKDDDGGGAGVWWVVGVGLVAGIGIGFLLSGRKKQRL, from the coding sequence ATGGCCCCCTCCTTCGCCGTCCACGCGCGCCGCGGCGCCGTGGCGCTGGCCTGCGCCGTCGCCGTGGGCGCGGCCTCGGCACCCGTCGCGAACGCGGCGGGCGCCGACGAGGCCCCGTCCGCCGCGGCGTCCTCATCCGCCCCGGCGCCCGGGTCGCAGAAGCCGCCCAGGGGGCTGTACGGCGCCAAGGACCCGAAGTTCGACGGCGTGTGGCGACAGTCGCTGGCGTTCCTCGCGCAGGACGCGGCGGGCGTGACGCCGGCCACCGAGGCCATCGACTGGCTGGCCGGGCAGCAGTGCGCGGACGGCGGGTTCACCCCCTACCGGGCGGACACCAAGACCCCGTGCGACGCGAAGAAGGGCGAGTTCAGCGACGCGACCGGCGCCGCCGTGCAGGCGTTGACCACGGTCGAGGGGCGTGGCGCCGAGGTCGCCAAGGGGCTCGACTGGCTCACCCGGCACCAGAACGCGGACGGCGGCTGGGGCATGAACCCGGGCAGCCCGAGCGACCCGAACTCCACGGCCGTGGCCATCGGCGCGTTCGCCGCCGCGGACAAGGACCCGGGCAAGGTCACCGCCAAGGGCGGCAAGAACCCGTACGACGCGCTGCGGAACTTCCAGCTCGGCTGCGACGCGAAGCAGGGTGAGCGGGGCGCGTTCGGCTACCTGCCGGACAAGAGCGGCAAGCTGTCCCCGAACGGGCTGGCCACCGCGGACGGCGCGCTGGCCGCGCAGGGGCGGGGCTTCCTGGTGGCGCCGGCCAAGCGGTCAGGTGCCGACCCGAAGCCACTGGCCTGTGCCGACGGCGCGAAGGGCGAGGCCGCGAAGGCGGCGGGGCGCCAGGGCACCGCGGACGCCGCCGCCGCGTACCTGACGAAGGCCCTGTCCGCCGGCGACCAGCACCTGACGTCCGCGATGCCCGGCACCGAGCCGCAGCCCGACTACGGCAGCACCGCCGACGCGGTGATCGCGCTCGCGGCCGGCGGCCACAAGGACGCGGCGCAGGGCCCGCTCAAGTGGCTCCAGGCGTCCAAGAGCGGCGCGCTGACCTGGGCGAAGGGCGACCCGGGCGCGCTGGCCAAGCTGGTGCTCGCCGCGCACGCGGGCGGCGCCGACCCGCGCGCGTTCGGCGGCGCGGACCTGGTCGAGCAGCTCAACGCCACCGGCCCGACCCCCGCCGCCGTCTCCTCGGACGGCGGGGGCGCCAAGGACGGCGAGGACGGCAAGGACAACAAGGACGAGAAGGACGACGACGGGGGCGGCGCGGGCGTCTGGTGGGTCGTCGGCGTGGGCCTGGTGGCCGGCATCGGGATCGGCTTCCTGCTGAGCGGCCGTAAGAAGCAGCGGCTCTGA
- a CDS encoding TetR family transcriptional regulator, with the protein MTAVSKPTSAPLTERQEARRRRILHASAQLASRGGFEAVQMRAVAETSGVALGTLYRYFPSKVHLLVATMQDQLQRLHETLRKRPPAEEEPSARVAQTLMRAFRAMQREPQLADAMVRALTFADRSVSPEVDTVSRLTTAIILDAMGLAGTPTPAQLSAVRVIEHTWHSALVTWLSGRASIAQVKIDIETVCRLIDLTTPA; encoded by the coding sequence ATGACCGCAGTCTCGAAGCCGACCTCGGCGCCGCTCACCGAGCGGCAGGAGGCGCGCCGCCGTCGGATTCTGCACGCCAGCGCCCAACTGGCCAGCCGGGGCGGGTTCGAGGCCGTCCAGATGCGGGCGGTGGCCGAGACCTCGGGGGTGGCGCTCGGCACCCTCTACCGCTACTTCCCGTCCAAGGTGCACCTGCTGGTGGCGACGATGCAGGACCAGTTGCAGCGGCTGCACGAGACGCTGCGCAAGCGCCCCCCGGCCGAGGAGGAGCCCTCGGCCCGGGTCGCCCAGACGCTCATGCGGGCCTTCCGGGCCATGCAGCGCGAGCCGCAGCTCGCCGACGCCATGGTGCGCGCCCTGACCTTCGCCGACCGCTCGGTCAGCCCCGAGGTGGACACGGTCTCCCGCTTGACGACGGCCATCATCCTGGACGCGATGGGCCTGGCCGGCACGCCGACCCCGGCTCAGCTTTCGGCCGTCCGCGTCATCGAGCACACCTGGCACTCCGCGCTCGTCACCTGGCTCTCGGGGCGGGCCTCCATCGCCCAGGTCAAGATCGACATCGAGACCGTCTGCCGCCTGATCGACCTCACGACCCCCGCCTGA
- a CDS encoding SCO2322 family protein, translated as MRAGEATEQAATGPARHGATAARRTRSARPAAGARSRRSAGPRTRRGSLATPVALALAAPLLGLWGAAPAAADGYRYWSFWERDGGEWTYATQGPATARPGDGDTIGFRFAVSQNTRDAARPRGAADFAAICAGTPDGGGKRVAVVLDFGTARDAPGGDRPPRSRTACARVGDDGTAADALAQVAKPLRYDSTALLCAIAGYPRSGCGEQVGDSADSPGTGETAREDTGRDATAKDGADDSGPSAGLIGGAVAIAALGAAALWQARRRRG; from the coding sequence ATGCGCGCGGGGGAGGCGACGGAGCAGGCCGCGACCGGGCCGGCCCGCCACGGGGCGACGGCCGCGCGCCGGACCCGGTCGGCGCGGCCGGCCGCCGGCGCGCGCTCGCGGCGTTCCGCCGGCCCCCGGACGCGGCGCGGGTCGCTCGCCACGCCGGTGGCGCTCGCGCTGGCGGCCCCGCTGCTCGGCCTGTGGGGCGCGGCGCCGGCCGCCGCCGACGGCTACCGCTACTGGTCGTTCTGGGAGCGCGACGGCGGCGAGTGGACGTACGCGACCCAGGGCCCCGCGACCGCGCGGCCGGGCGACGGGGACACCATCGGCTTCCGGTTCGCCGTCAGCCAGAACACCCGGGACGCGGCGCGGCCACGCGGCGCCGCCGACTTCGCCGCGATCTGCGCCGGTACGCCCGACGGTGGCGGCAAGCGGGTCGCGGTGGTGCTCGACTTCGGCACGGCGCGGGACGCGCCGGGCGGCGACCGGCCGCCCCGTTCCCGTACGGCGTGCGCGCGCGTGGGCGATGACGGCACCGCCGCCGACGCGCTCGCCCAGGTCGCCAAGCCGCTGCGCTACGACTCCACCGCCCTGCTGTGCGCCATCGCCGGCTACCCCAGGTCGGGCTGTGGCGAGCAGGTGGGCGACTCGGCGGACTCCCCCGGCACGGGAGAGACGGCGCGGGAGGACACGGGGCGGGACGCGACGGCGAAGGACGGCGCGGACGACAGCGGGCCGTCGGCCGGGCTGATCGGTGGCGCCGTCGCGATCGCCGCGCTGGGCGCGGCGGCGCTGTGGCAGGCCCGCCGCCGACGCGGATGA
- a CDS encoding glycosyltransferase family 4 protein translates to MTAEAVQTTGPEPLRAAPPAAEGAPLRIALLTYRGDPFCGGQGVYVRHLSRELARLGHHVEVLGAQPYPVLDGADGVNGADGPDYPAGGGVHLTELPSLDLYRQPDPFRTPKAHEIRDWIDALEVGTMWTGGFPEPLTFSLRARRHLAARRGAFDVVHDNQTLGYGLLGLERAGFPLVTTIHHPITVDRKLELDAATDRRRRASVRRWYAFTRMQKRVAKRLPTVLTVSGSSRQEIVADLGVSPRRVHVVPIGADTTLFSPDPAVPRIPGRVVTTSSADVPLKGLVYLIEALAKLRTEQPAAHLVVVGKRADDGPVAAAIERYGLADAVQFVKGITDTELVDLVRGAQVACVPSLYEGFSLPAAEAMATGTPLVATTGGAIPEVAGPDGETCLAVPPGDAGALAQAIGRLLDDPALRARLGAAGRERVLSRFTWEQAARGTVEHYREAIRVRAAARRR, encoded by the coding sequence GTGACCGCTGAGGCCGTGCAGACGACCGGGCCCGAACCGCTCCGGGCGGCGCCCCCCGCCGCCGAAGGCGCCCCGTTGCGCATCGCGCTGCTCACCTACCGGGGCGACCCGTTCTGCGGCGGCCAGGGCGTGTACGTGCGCCACCTCTCCCGCGAGCTGGCCCGGCTCGGCCACCACGTCGAGGTGCTCGGCGCCCAGCCCTACCCCGTCCTGGACGGCGCTGACGGGGTGAACGGCGCGGACGGGCCCGACTATCCCGCTGGCGGCGGCGTCCACCTCACCGAACTGCCCAGCCTCGACCTCTACCGGCAGCCCGACCCGTTCCGCACGCCCAAGGCGCACGAGATCCGCGACTGGATCGACGCCCTCGAGGTCGGCACCATGTGGACCGGCGGCTTCCCCGAGCCGCTCACTTTCAGCCTCCGTGCCCGCCGCCACCTCGCGGCCCGGCGCGGCGCCTTCGACGTCGTGCACGACAACCAGACCCTCGGCTACGGCCTGCTCGGCCTGGAACGCGCCGGCTTCCCCCTGGTCACCACCATCCACCACCCGATCACGGTGGACCGCAAGCTGGAGCTGGACGCGGCCACCGACCGGCGCCGCCGCGCCTCGGTCCGCCGCTGGTACGCCTTCACCCGGATGCAGAAGCGCGTCGCCAAGCGGCTGCCGACGGTGCTCACCGTCTCCGGCTCCTCCCGCCAGGAGATCGTCGCCGACCTCGGCGTCTCCCCGCGCCGCGTGCACGTGGTGCCCATCGGCGCCGACACCACGCTCTTCTCGCCCGACCCCGCCGTTCCGCGGATCCCCGGCCGCGTCGTCACCACCTCCAGCGCCGACGTGCCGCTCAAGGGCCTCGTCTACCTGATCGAGGCGCTCGCCAAGCTGCGTACCGAACAGCCCGCCGCCCACCTGGTCGTGGTCGGCAAGCGCGCGGACGACGGACCGGTGGCCGCGGCCATCGAGCGGTACGGGCTCGCGGACGCCGTCCAGTTCGTCAAGGGCATCACCGACACGGAGCTGGTCGACCTGGTCCGTGGGGCGCAGGTGGCGTGCGTGCCCTCGCTGTACGAGGGGTTCTCGCTGCCCGCCGCCGAGGCCATGGCCACCGGCACCCCGCTGGTGGCCACCACCGGCGGCGCCATCCCCGAGGTGGCGGGCCCGGACGGCGAGACCTGCCTCGCGGTGCCGCCCGGCGACGCGGGCGCGCTCGCCCAGGCCATCGGCCGGCTCCTGGACGACCCCGCGCTGCGGGCCCGACTCGGCGCGGCCGGCCGGGAACGCGTGCTGAGCCGCTTCACCTGGGAACAGGCCGCGCGCGGCACCGTCGAGCACTACCGCGAGGCCATCCGCGTGCGGGCCGCCGCCCGGCGTCGCTGA